The sequence TTCAACTGGCTGGGCACCATTTACGGCGGCAAGATCCAGTTCACCTCGCCGATGCTGTTTTCTCTGGCGTTCGTTTCGATGTTCGTCGTCGGTGGGTTGTCTGGCATCTTTATGGCGGCCACACCGGTCGATATTTTCATTCACGACACGTACTACATCGTGGCCCACTTCCATTACGTTTTGTTTGGCGGAACCGCCATGGCAGTGTTCGGGGGCATCTACTTCTGGTTCCCCAAAATGTTTGGCCGGACAATGAACGAGTTCTGGGGGAAAACGCACTTCCTGCTAACGTTCATTTTCCTCAACGGTACCTTCTTCACGATGCACATTTTGGGCGCCGTTGGTTTTCCCCGTCGCTTGGCTGATCCTTACCACTACGAAACGTTCCGTCACCTTCAGCCGATCAACCAATTCATGACGATCTGCGCCATCCTGATGGTCGCTTCGCAGATCCCATTCATCTTGAACTTCTTTTACAGCATGTTCTTCGGCCCCAAAGCAGGCCGAAACCCATGGCATGCCAACGGTTTGGAATGGCAAGCCCCAAGCCCGCCTGGGCATGGTAATTTCGATTTCCAGCCGATTGTCTACCGTGGCCCCTATGAGTATGGTTCGCCCGAATCAGATAAGGACTACTACCCGCAAACGCAACCACCCAACGAACGTGGACAAGCGGACGTGTCACCGACGTTGACCGACAAATAGAACCCCATGACTGAACTTTCCCAATCCGAGTCTCGCTGGCCGCACCGCTTGGCGCTGTTGTTGGTTTTGGCGACCTATCCGCTGATCTGGATCGGCGGCCTGGTCACAACCACCAAAAGCGGCATGGCCGTGCCTGACTGGCCGTCGACCTACGGGTACAACATGTTCTTGTACCCTTGGCAGACTTGGGTGTTTGGTCCGTACGATTTGTTCTTGGAACATGGTCACCGATTGCTGGCCTCGACGGTTGGCTTTTTGTGCATCCTGTTTTTGGTGCTGGCAATTTGGCGGAAAGATCGCACGCAAATCCTGCTCGGCATTGTTGCCCTTGTGCTGGTTTTAGTTCAGGGCGTCCTGGGGGGCTTACGCGTCGTGCTTGATGCTACAACCATCGCCCGCGTGCATGGCTGCGTTGGCCCACTGTTTTTTGGGTACTTAGTTTATCTGGAATGTCGCACCTCACGACGTTGGCAGGCAATGTCCCCCGTTGATAGCTCGCTGGGACGGGCCTATTTGCTGCGATCGGTTTCGCTCACGATCTTGGCGTTCTTGCAAATTGCTCTCGGTTCATTGATTCGCCATGTGCCTGCCACGATGCAGCACCAATCCTTTCGGGTGGCGGTTCTTTTTCATGTCATCACCGCTTTCCTTATCGCTGGCAACGCGTTGCTGCTGCTGTGGCTGGCCTTTCGCGATCGGCAAGCCAATCGGCACATTTTCGGCGTCGCGGTCATTACCGTGCTGCTGGTTGTCGGGCAAATTGTTTTAGGGATCGCGGCTTATACCGTGAAATATGGTTGGCCCACTTTCTTACCTGGCGGAGCAAACTTCGCTAGTTTTGTGATCGAGTGGGAAAGCAACCTACAAGCGATGATCGTAACCGGCCATGTGGCCGTTGGTTCGGCCATTTTAGGCGCTGCCGTAATGCTGGCGGCCTACAGTGCGCGATGTTACTCCCATTCTCTTAACTCTTCTAAGAACTCCGCTCCGCCGACGCCTCAAGCGTCTGCCAAGGAGGTAATGGCATGAGCACAGGACCCGCCACCTTGACCGAACGCCGGTCGGGCATGAAACAGCAGTTGAGCGATTACTTGGAACTCACCAAGCCCAAGATTGCCTTGCTGCTATTAGTTTGCGTGGCGATTGCCGGCTTTTATGCCAGCGGTGGTCAGCCAGATATTTTTCGCCTGGTGAACGTGATCATTGGCACAGCCCTGGTCGCCGCAAGCAGTTGCGTCTGGAATCAGTGCCTCGAAGTCAACGCCGATCGCCGCATGGCACGAACCTCGCGCAGACCAATCCCCAGTGGACGTTTGTCTCGTTACGGCAGCGCAGTCTTTGGCACGATGCTTGGTTCCGTCGGTGTCGCATACTTGCTGGCGACCGTTGGCTGGATGCCGGCATTGATCGGAGTGCTGACTTGGGTGTTGTATGTTTGCATCTACACGCCCATGAAGCAGTGGACTCCTTGGAACACGACCGTCGGTGCCATCGCAGGTGCTTTGCCCATGCTGATGGGCTGGCTGGCCGTGAATCCCACCCTCGACATCAAGGCGATTTCGCTTTTTGCGATTTTGTTCTTTTGGCAATTCCCTCACTTCATGGCAATCGCGTGGCTTTATCGCGAAGACTACGAAAAAGGGGGCATGCAAATGTGGTCGGTTGTCGACCGCAGCGGTACCAAAGCTGGCCTCCAAGCGGTCTCGGGCGCTATGGCCTTGCTCTTGGCGAGCGTTGTGCCTGGCTTAAGTTACATTGCCATGCCCAATATCACCTACATGCTGCTTTCGCTGTTCGGCGGCACAATTATGTTGATTGCCTCGCTCCGCTTCTTTACGTCGCGTGACGAAAGAACGGCTCGTCAGTTGTTGTTTGCATCGTTGTTTTACCTGCCGATCCAACTCGGCCTGTTGGTCATTCTGCCCAGCGGCGTGTAAGTTTCCACGGAACGAGTCTTAGAACGAACCCCGCATGTCCGATTCCAACCACGACCATCACGACCACGTCCAACTAGAATACCACCCGGCATTGCCCTTGCCGTTGGGCAAGCTTTGCCTGTGGCTTTTCCTGTCGACGGAAATCATGTTTTTTGCCGGCCTGATCGGCGCCTATGTGGTGCTTCGCTTCGGCAGCCCGGTCGGCACCTGGCCGACGCCGCACGATGTCTATCTCAGCGAACCACTGGGAGCGATCAATACGTTCGTCTTGATTTGCAGTAGCCTATCGATCGTGCTGGCCTTGGAAGCAGCCCGCGCCAACAACTCTGGCCTAGCGAAAAGGTGGCTACTGGTTACTTTTACCCTTGGTTGTACGTTTCTGGGCATCAAAGCCTTTGAATACAAAGAGAAGTTCGCCCACGGTATCTTCCCGAACAAGGAATATCGTCGTCTCTACGACCGTTCCGATGTTTACTACGTCTCGGCGTTAAAGGTTCGTTTGGAAGAACTCCGAACTTCGCTCTCGGACGAAGAGAAACAATTGGAAGCCGTCCCCGGCGTTACGCGAGAATCGTTCATCGATACGATGCTCAACGGGGGTGTCACTTATACGGCGCGCCAAGCTTCGCTCACTGCGAACAATCCGCTGGAAGCCCAATTGATCATCGATTCGTTGGTCTACGGCGTTCACCATCACGAAACGACCGAGTACCAAGCGACCCGGCTACGCAATGAAAAGAAGTCGCTGGAAGCTCCTTTAGCCGAATTCGAAAACAAGCTTAAAGGGATCGAAACCCGCAAAACGGAAATCCAAACGGCACTGGCTGCGGAAGGCGACGACAAACCGTCTGACGAAGATGCCAACAAGATGCGTGCCGAACAGGCCACGCTGATGCAAGATCAGGCCAAGACGCAAACCGAGCTGAAGCCGATTCAAGAACGAATTGCGTTCCTCGATCTCTTACTGGCCAATGACGCCCATTTGCTCAATCACGGCATCAACCACGAAATGCCCTGGATGAAACTTCCGATGGTAATCCCCAGTGGTCACATGTGGGCCAGCACTTACTTTCTGCTGACTGGATTTCATGCTTTGCACGTGGTGATCGGGCTGCTTATTTTCCTGCTGGTGCTCTTCAGCACCCTCGACGTTACCAAAGCGAACTACCTAGAGAAC comes from Bremerella cremea and encodes:
- a CDS encoding COX15/CtaA family protein, which gives rise to MTELSQSESRWPHRLALLLVLATYPLIWIGGLVTTTKSGMAVPDWPSTYGYNMFLYPWQTWVFGPYDLFLEHGHRLLASTVGFLCILFLVLAIWRKDRTQILLGIVALVLVLVQGVLGGLRVVLDATTIARVHGCVGPLFFGYLVYLECRTSRRWQAMSPVDSSLGRAYLLRSVSLTILAFLQIALGSLIRHVPATMQHQSFRVAVLFHVITAFLIAGNALLLLWLAFRDRQANRHIFGVAVITVLLVVGQIVLGIAAYTVKYGWPTFLPGGANFASFVIEWESNLQAMIVTGHVAVGSAILGAAVMLAAYSARCYSHSLNSSKNSAPPTPQASAKEVMA
- the cyoE gene encoding heme o synthase, with amino-acid sequence MSTGPATLTERRSGMKQQLSDYLELTKPKIALLLLVCVAIAGFYASGGQPDIFRLVNVIIGTALVAASSCVWNQCLEVNADRRMARTSRRPIPSGRLSRYGSAVFGTMLGSVGVAYLLATVGWMPALIGVLTWVLYVCIYTPMKQWTPWNTTVGAIAGALPMLMGWLAVNPTLDIKAISLFAILFFWQFPHFMAIAWLYREDYEKGGMQMWSVVDRSGTKAGLQAVSGAMALLLASVVPGLSYIAMPNITYMLLSLFGGTIMLIASLRFFTSRDERTARQLLFASLFYLPIQLGLLVILPSGV
- a CDS encoding cytochrome c oxidase subunit 3 codes for the protein MSDSNHDHHDHVQLEYHPALPLPLGKLCLWLFLSTEIMFFAGLIGAYVVLRFGSPVGTWPTPHDVYLSEPLGAINTFVLICSSLSIVLALEAARANNSGLAKRWLLVTFTLGCTFLGIKAFEYKEKFAHGIFPNKEYRRLYDRSDVYYVSALKVRLEELRTSLSDEEKQLEAVPGVTRESFIDTMLNGGVTYTARQASLTANNPLEAQLIIDSLVYGVHHHETTEYQATRLRNEKKSLEAPLAEFENKLKGIETRKTEIQTALAAEGDDKPSDEDANKMRAEQATLMQDQAKTQTELKPIQERIAFLDLLLANDAHLLNHGINHEMPWMKLPMVIPSGHMWASTYFLLTGFHALHVVIGLLIFLLVLFSTLDVTKANYLENAGLYWHFVDLVWIFLFPMLYLF